A region of the Theileria equi strain WA chromosome 4 map unlocalized gcontig_1105316255039, whole genome shotgun sequence genome:
GTCTAAGAAGTGGTATCTTGCTCTACAAACCGTGCCCATAGTTCCAGTAAAACTTCCTAAGATTTTCTTTAAAAGGTTTCTTTGAGTTCGAATAGAAAATGCTGAGTCTTTAAGAGTTAGAAGTTGACCACTTTTAGTTTCACCAGCAGAACCAATAGCAGTTTGAGGAACCATAAGGGCAGAAAGACCATGAGCAGACAGCAGAAGCAGGGGAAGCAGTAGGGGAGAGATGAGGAGAGGGAGGGAAAGGGTAACCAGGAGAAGAGAGCCAGAGAGAATAGTATGAACTCCAATATAAACAGAACTAGTAGAGATATGCTCAGAATAACTAAGAGCTTGTTCTTTAGATCCAGCTGTTTTAGGTTCTTTAACTTTACCAACAGGTCTTTAGGGTCCTCTAGCATTACCACAAACATCACACTCAGTAGAAGATCCAGCAGTAGATTCTTAAGCTTTACTAGAGCCTTCATCCTCTAGTTCTTAATCAAGTTTAGTAGAAGAGGAACCA
Encoded here:
- a CDS encoding hypothetical protein (encoded by transcript BEWA_054960A), with amino-acid sequence MKALVKLKNLLLDLLLSVMFVVMLEDPKDLLVKLKNLKQLDLKNKLLVILSISLLVLFILEFILFSLALFSWLPFPSLSSSLPYCFPCFCCLLMVFLPLWFLKLLLVLLVKLKVVNF